A window of the Syntrophothermus lipocalidus DSM 12680 genome harbors these coding sequences:
- a CDS encoding ABC transporter permease, with product MNCGEPDALPGVSAEYRPDLPSPMTLVLDWLRGVTTVAEMELLKIRHDPTELLVRSVQPLLWLLIFGQAFGKFGVLSNRYVSYQVFITPGILAQSMMFTSIFFGISIIWERDLGLMQKFLVLPLPRSCFVVGKALGAGIRSLVQAFLIALLTLLAGIHLNWGLLQVVGVLITIVMGAMFFSCFSMSMAALLKTRERFMGVGQLFTMPFFFTSNALYPLDIMPHWLQLIARVNPLTYVVELLRSFLVTGNPVVLRCFGILVLDVLVIATISAWLYPKAVY from the coding sequence GTGAACTGCGGCGAACCCGACGCTTTGCCCGGCGTCTCGGCTGAATACCGACCCGATTTACCATCCCCCATGACCCTGGTGCTGGACTGGTTGCGTGGGGTAACCACGGTAGCAGAGATGGAGCTCTTAAAGATCAGGCATGATCCGACTGAACTATTGGTGCGATCCGTGCAGCCCTTGTTGTGGCTTTTGATTTTCGGGCAAGCCTTTGGGAAGTTCGGTGTTCTTTCTAATCGATACGTTTCCTACCAGGTCTTCATAACTCCTGGGATTTTGGCCCAATCCATGATGTTCACGTCCATTTTCTTCGGTATCTCTATTATCTGGGAGCGTGACTTGGGACTGATGCAGAAGTTTCTCGTGCTGCCGCTTCCCAGGAGCTGCTTTGTGGTAGGAAAGGCGTTGGGCGCAGGCATAAGATCCTTGGTTCAGGCGTTCTTGATAGCCTTATTGACATTACTGGCCGGTATTCACTTGAACTGGGGCTTGCTCCAGGTTGTGGGGGTATTAATAACCATTGTAATGGGGGCCATGTTTTTCTCCTGTTTTTCCATGAGCATGGCTGCTTTGCTGAAAACAAGAGAACGATTCATGGGAGTGGGGCAGCTATTTACCATGCCGTTTTTCTTTACATCAAATGCCCTTTATCCACTGGACATTATGCCGCACTGGCTTCAATTGATTGCCAGAGTAAATCCTTTGACGTACGTGGTGGAACTGCTACGCTCGTTTCTGGTCACGGGTAATCCGGTAGTATTGAGGTGCTTCGGTATACTGGTTCTAGATGTGCTGGTTATTGCCACCATTAGCGCCTGGCTTTATCCCAAGGCCGTTTATTAA
- a CDS encoding ABC transporter ATP-binding protein — protein sequence MVKNGEDSGAYTLRVEGLSRVFGTKVAVDGVSFSAKEGEIFGVVGPNGAGKTTTVRMLTTLLPPTSGVAWIMGFNIVTEPSLARRYIGYVPQAVSVDGYLTGYENLMIFAKLSGVPRKCRKERIDEILQFLGLQDAAHQLVRYYSGGMVRRLEIGQALLTRPNLLFLDEPTVGLDPVARRSVWDMLKGIRTGQSLSILITTHYMEEAESLCDRVGIMNQGKLVTVGSPEELKRATGRTDATLEDAFRFFTQESYDEGGSFRELRRTRRFARRLG from the coding sequence TTGGTAAAAAACGGCGAGGATAGCGGCGCATACACTCTGCGGGTAGAAGGCTTGAGCAGGGTGTTTGGAACCAAGGTGGCGGTCGATGGGGTTTCTTTTTCGGCGAAGGAAGGGGAGATTTTCGGGGTAGTAGGACCTAACGGTGCGGGCAAGACTACTACTGTCCGGATGCTCACGACCCTTTTGCCTCCTACTTCTGGTGTTGCCTGGATTATGGGCTTTAACATTGTTACCGAACCTAGCCTAGCCCGTAGATACATCGGTTACGTGCCCCAGGCTGTCTCGGTCGACGGGTATCTTACCGGCTACGAAAATCTGATGATCTTCGCCAAGCTTTCTGGGGTCCCCAGAAAGTGCCGCAAAGAGAGAATAGACGAGATTTTGCAGTTCCTCGGTCTTCAGGACGCGGCCCACCAGCTGGTTCGCTACTATTCAGGCGGTATGGTGCGTCGGCTTGAAATCGGGCAAGCCCTGCTTACGCGGCCGAACCTGTTGTTTCTCGATGAACCTACCGTAGGGCTGGATCCCGTTGCCCGGCGCTCAGTCTGGGATATGCTTAAAGGCATCCGTACCGGCCAGTCGCTCAGTATACTGATAACTACCCACTATATGGAGGAAGCCGAATCACTATGCGACCGGGTTGGGATAATGAACCAGGGCAAACTGGTGACGGTGGGGAGTCCCGAGGAGCTGAAACGCGCTACCGGCAGGACAGATGCAACTCTAGAGGACGCATTTCGCTTTTTCACTCAAGAGAGTTATGACGAAGGAGGAAGTTTTCGTGAACTGCGGCGAACCCGACGCTTTGCCCGGCGTCTCGGCTGA
- a CDS encoding MarR family winged helix-turn-helix transcriptional regulator — protein sequence MSESFDKVQELQQILWRVFQRINLYTRKFLSEQGLTMARFIVLQDVNENHPTTMGDIQKRLGMAPATLTGLVDGLVEAGLINRWRKESDRRSVYLAPNPKGQELCRQVFEYRAFILREAVAQGDSLNLDALNENLMALLNGLNVIIRTKGKCRDGADLEGPCCGRDRLGKKRRG from the coding sequence ATGAGCGAATCATTTGACAAGGTTCAGGAACTACAGCAGATACTGTGGCGGGTATTTCAGAGGATCAACCTGTACACCAGGAAGTTTCTTTCCGAGCAGGGGCTTACTATGGCCCGGTTTATTGTTCTTCAAGACGTAAACGAAAATCACCCTACAACCATGGGGGACATCCAAAAGCGATTAGGAATGGCTCCGGCCACGCTGACCGGTTTGGTGGATGGCCTCGTGGAAGCTGGGCTGATAAACCGCTGGCGGAAAGAATCGGACCGGCGCTCGGTGTACCTTGCTCCCAACCCAAAAGGGCAAGAACTGTGCAGGCAGGTTTTCGAGTACCGAGCCTTCATCTTAAGAGAAGCAGTTGCTCAAGGCGACAGCCTAAACCTGGATGCCTTGAATGAGAATCTTATGGCTCTGTTGAATGGGCTGAATGTTATTATAAGGACCAAAGGAAAATGCCGAGACGGGGCAGACCTGGAAGGGCCTTGCTGCGGGAGGGATAGGCTTGGTAAAAAACGGCGAGGATAG
- a CDS encoding glycosyltransferase — translation MRDLCRQLVRFSITGVVNTFIDFGLFNILVFFTGARSGWQVGLINIVAVGAAAANSYFMNRRWTFQTRGKHAPKEIVRFIPATIVGMLINSAVVSGISALVYWIPLPVYIVLNAGKLLGTVFSATWNFAAYRLWVFVSTETDEADGTVRLAPEVMPGLVSIVIPAYNEKSRLPGRLKRLAELAPRRFPVEIIVVNDGSTDNTRDLAEMLALEYPIIRCISHPRNLGKGAAVRTGVLASRGEYVVYTDADETFSVEHIEQIVTALREGHQVAAGCRNAGRGKRLRNEKALRHLMGRAFNLLVQALVLPGIRDSQCGLKGFTQATAREVFGRQRVNRFAFDVEVLALVRALNFDLVLVPVTAVDCEGSSVNRLLAPLQMTWDVFRVRLALEMNVYGLPDRGNCLTELLIAVMLFATALAVRLPWLWQVPRYIDELKEVNLAYAIYRGQILPLHNVAHDIGAMHNYVLAGLFKLFGPNIYLPRLYVAVTGALTVVVVYFLGKRMFDRYTGILAAALLLTNGMHMLVTHMAWANSTTPFFFSLALLATLKAKDEKNGKWLLAAALLWAATLQTHSSAIIYVLAAAVYVFSPAFRRKTQLTARWYAAAVVVFIAGYANMIYYNIISRGGSITWLSHKGYALEHHPGLHSFLVNLTQLLVELMRAVSSTYASHNHLWEYLQNPLLVLASVLLLAGCCFAYRQGERLLLSMLLSGILVIPWINHRYTFYLATRYIMPEVICAVVLISLGLVTGAFFVRQKLKDVVVNTKTIAAPVTAVLLLVIGCQVIPFYTYCRRLDSTNLSNRAALKVMSIVDEEAGSNSVVLLDQRLPLENQPLPYLLTLSHQSYVLVSDKSGREAAQVRVTWVKTVGRYSRRKLIAVLSQQTYSEIKNYIPEGRTYSVKSRMIFPRVVAAPRVIYVVEIRNADAPKGGNESSSPKLTEAKPPPAARLQPDS, via the coding sequence ATGAGAGATTTGTGCAGACAACTGGTTCGCTTCAGCATTACCGGGGTAGTCAACACCTTCATCGATTTCGGGCTGTTCAATATTTTGGTTTTTTTCACCGGCGCACGCAGTGGTTGGCAGGTCGGTCTGATAAACATCGTGGCTGTTGGTGCTGCGGCCGCCAACAGCTATTTCATGAACCGACGCTGGACCTTTCAAACCAGGGGGAAGCATGCGCCTAAAGAGATAGTTCGGTTTATACCGGCCACTATTGTCGGTATGCTCATCAATAGTGCGGTGGTCAGCGGTATTTCCGCGCTGGTATATTGGATACCTCTTCCTGTGTACATCGTGCTCAACGCCGGCAAGTTGCTGGGAACCGTGTTCTCCGCGACATGGAACTTCGCGGCCTATCGGCTGTGGGTTTTTGTTTCTACTGAGACTGATGAAGCAGACGGTACAGTGCGACTGGCTCCAGAAGTAATGCCTGGCCTGGTCAGCATTGTGATCCCCGCTTATAATGAGAAATCACGCTTGCCAGGACGCTTGAAGCGCTTGGCTGAATTAGCACCGCGGCGTTTTCCGGTGGAGATTATTGTTGTAAACGACGGCAGCACAGATAATACCAGGGATTTGGCCGAGATGTTGGCCCTGGAGTACCCGATAATCAGGTGCATCAGCCACCCGCGTAATCTGGGCAAGGGAGCGGCAGTAAGGACCGGAGTTTTGGCTTCTCGAGGAGAGTATGTGGTTTATACTGACGCGGACGAGACGTTCTCCGTCGAACACATTGAACAGATAGTGACGGCCTTACGAGAAGGGCACCAAGTAGCTGCAGGCTGTCGTAATGCCGGACGTGGCAAGCGGTTAAGAAATGAAAAAGCTCTGCGCCACCTAATGGGACGCGCTTTCAATCTGCTGGTTCAGGCTTTGGTTCTGCCGGGAATAAGGGATTCGCAGTGCGGTTTGAAAGGCTTTACTCAGGCAACAGCCCGCGAGGTGTTTGGGCGTCAACGAGTGAACAGGTTTGCCTTTGATGTGGAGGTTTTGGCGCTGGTGCGGGCACTGAATTTCGACCTGGTGTTAGTTCCGGTTACAGCAGTGGACTGTGAGGGATCAAGCGTAAACCGTCTGCTGGCACCACTGCAAATGACCTGGGATGTCTTTAGGGTCCGGCTAGCTCTAGAGATGAACGTGTACGGGTTACCCGACAGAGGCAACTGCCTTACGGAGCTGTTGATTGCGGTGATGTTGTTCGCAACCGCCCTGGCGGTGCGCTTGCCTTGGTTGTGGCAGGTTCCGCGGTATATAGATGAACTGAAAGAGGTAAATTTGGCATACGCTATATACCGGGGCCAGATTCTGCCGTTGCACAATGTGGCTCACGATATTGGAGCCATGCATAACTACGTCCTGGCAGGACTTTTTAAGCTGTTTGGCCCTAACATATACCTTCCCCGTTTATACGTCGCAGTAACTGGGGCTTTAACTGTGGTCGTTGTTTACTTTCTAGGGAAAAGAATGTTTGACCGGTATACAGGCATTTTAGCAGCTGCACTTTTACTGACCAACGGAATGCACATGCTGGTTACGCATATGGCTTGGGCCAACAGCACCACTCCATTTTTCTTTTCCCTGGCTCTGCTGGCAACGCTGAAGGCTAAAGACGAAAAGAACGGTAAGTGGTTGCTGGCAGCCGCGCTTTTGTGGGCCGCCACTCTGCAAACCCATTCCTCGGCGATTATTTATGTTTTAGCAGCAGCTGTCTATGTATTTTCCCCTGCCTTTCGCCGCAAAACCCAACTAACCGCGCGATGGTACGCGGCTGCAGTGGTGGTTTTTATAGCTGGCTATGCCAACATGATTTATTACAACATTATTTCGCGTGGCGGCAGCATTACTTGGCTTTCCCACAAAGGTTATGCCTTGGAACATCATCCGGGACTGCATTCATTCCTGGTTAACCTTACCCAGCTCTTGGTCGAATTGATGCGAGCCGTAAGTTCGACGTATGCTAGTCACAACCATCTGTGGGAATATCTACAAAACCCCTTACTGGTGTTGGCATCTGTGTTGCTTCTGGCCGGATGCTGTTTTGCTTACCGCCAAGGAGAGCGATTGCTGCTGAGTATGCTGCTTTCAGGGATACTCGTCATTCCTTGGATAAATCATCGCTACACCTTCTATCTGGCTACGCGCTATATTATGCCGGAAGTTATCTGCGCTGTGGTGCTAATATCGCTGGGCTTGGTAACCGGTGCCTTTTTCGTAAGGCAGAAACTGAAGGATGTAGTTGTTAACACGAAAACAATCGCGGCACCGGTAACAGCCGTTTTGTTATTGGTGATAGGCTGTCAGGTCATACCATTTTATACTTACTGCCGGCGTTTGGATTCCACTAACCTGTCAAATCGCGCGGCCTTGAAGGTGATGTCCATCGTGGACGAGGAAGCTGGGAGCAACAGCGTGGTATTGCTTGACCAGCGGTTGCCTTTAGAAAATCAGCCATTACCGTACCTGCTTACTTTGAGCCATCAAAGTTATGTGTTGGTTTCGGACAAGAGCGGGAGAGAAGCAGCTCAGGTAAGGGTGACTTGGGTGAAAACGGTAGGCCGTTATTCCCGCAGAAAGCTGATTGCGGTCCTAAGCCAGCAAACATACAGTGAGATTAAGAACTACATACCGGAGGGAAGAACATATTCTGTCAAGTCTCGAATGATATTTCCTCGGGTTGTGGCTGCGCCCCGGGTTATCTACGTGGTAGAAATACGCAATGCAGATGCGCCAAAAGGGGGCAACGAATCTTCTTCTCCTAAATTGACGGAGGCGAAACCGCCACCTGCTGCTCGGCTTCAACCCGACAGTTAA
- a CDS encoding Ku protein, which yields MRALWRGSISFGLVNVPVRMYAATERKSVSFRQIHRECGTPIRYEKVCPACNRKVEEDEIARGYEYEKGRFVIIEDKDLEAIPDETTRTIDIIDFVDLKEIDPVYFDHSYFLGPEETGQKAYLLLFEALRKTGKIAIAKVTIRAKQSLACLRPYGENQLVIETMFYPDEVRDAGEITVSPGIKLHENEIKMAVQLIDSLAAEFRPEKYTDEYRKALLDIIRAKVEGQEIKIPAPREEKVVDLMEALKASLAMVEEEKGKNRLPAGAGKRGPLHNPSSTRLMTGCLR from the coding sequence GTGCGGGCTCTCTGGAGAGGTTCCATCAGTTTCGGCCTGGTAAACGTGCCGGTAAGAATGTATGCGGCCACCGAGCGGAAAAGCGTAAGCTTCCGACAGATCCATAGGGAATGCGGCACTCCCATACGCTACGAGAAGGTATGCCCGGCGTGCAACCGGAAGGTCGAGGAAGATGAGATAGCTCGGGGTTACGAATACGAAAAGGGAAGGTTTGTAATAATCGAGGACAAGGACCTGGAAGCCATACCCGACGAAACCACCCGCACCATCGATATTATAGATTTTGTGGACCTTAAAGAAATAGACCCGGTATATTTTGATCACTCCTATTTTCTCGGGCCCGAGGAAACCGGGCAAAAGGCTTACCTCCTGCTCTTTGAAGCCCTGAGAAAAACTGGAAAAATCGCCATAGCAAAAGTCACGATCCGAGCCAAACAGAGCCTGGCGTGCCTGAGGCCTTACGGTGAAAACCAGCTGGTGATAGAGACCATGTTTTATCCCGACGAGGTCCGGGATGCGGGGGAAATAACCGTCTCGCCGGGAATAAAGCTGCATGAAAACGAAATCAAAATGGCGGTGCAGCTTATCGATTCCCTAGCTGCCGAATTCAGGCCCGAAAAATACACCGACGAGTACAGGAAGGCCCTGCTCGATATAATAAGGGCCAAAGTGGAGGGCCAGGAGATAAAAATACCCGCTCCCCGGGAGGAGAAGGTTGTGGACCTCATGGAAGCCCTGAAGGCGAGCCTGGCCATGGTGGAAGAGGAAAAAGGAAAAAACAGACTGCCGGCCGGGGCAGGAAAAAGAGGGCCACTTCATAACCCCAGTTCCACCCGCTTGATGACCGGGTGTCTGAGATAA
- a CDS encoding DNA ligase — protein sequence MVMPVIKPGTPFIPMEPVFHPEAFDDENYGFQIKWDGTRIIAHLDGPVELFNRKMKKRTAQYPEVADALKEALRGTSAVLDGEIVTLSGDKPNFHQLMRRDRATDARTINHLATRIPVTYVVFDILYLKDKCLADLPFWQRDGILRSTLKSSDPVVVTDTFKGRGKALFAIVREKGLEGIVAKRLESTYQIGKKSAKWLKIKNRQRTTALVGGFVAEGKQVRSLFLGQLVEGDLIYIGRASSGLDEETGRALYDFLSRRAENTCPFVNPPAVERRENLVWVLPSASVEVEFYDYTEKGYLRHPVIKRVELGL from the coding sequence ATGGTGATGCCTGTGATAAAGCCGGGAACCCCCTTCATTCCCATGGAACCGGTCTTCCACCCGGAGGCCTTTGACGATGAAAACTACGGTTTTCAGATAAAGTGGGACGGAACAAGGATAATAGCCCACCTGGACGGGCCGGTGGAACTTTTCAACCGGAAGATGAAAAAGCGCACCGCCCAGTATCCCGAAGTGGCCGATGCGTTGAAGGAGGCCCTTAGGGGCACAAGCGCCGTGCTGGACGGGGAAATCGTAACCCTTTCCGGCGATAAGCCCAATTTCCACCAGCTGATGAGGCGTGACCGGGCCACCGACGCGCGCACCATAAACCACCTGGCCACCAGAATACCGGTGACCTATGTGGTCTTTGACATCCTGTACCTAAAAGATAAGTGCCTGGCGGACCTTCCCTTTTGGCAGCGGGACGGGATATTGAGATCCACCTTAAAATCTTCGGACCCGGTGGTGGTAACCGATACCTTCAAGGGACGTGGGAAGGCCCTTTTTGCAATCGTCAGGGAAAAGGGTCTGGAGGGCATAGTGGCCAAAAGACTGGAAAGTACCTACCAGATCGGAAAGAAAAGTGCAAAATGGCTTAAAATTAAAAACCGCCAGCGGACCACCGCCCTGGTGGGGGGGTTTGTAGCAGAAGGGAAGCAGGTGCGGTCCCTCTTTCTCGGCCAGCTTGTGGAAGGGGACTTAATCTATATAGGCCGGGCTTCCAGCGGCCTCGATGAGGAAACGGGCAGGGCTCTTTACGACTTTCTATCCCGGAGGGCCGAAAATACCTGTCCCTTCGTCAATCCGCCCGCCGTGGAAAGAAGGGAAAATCTCGTATGGGTACTACCGTCAGCTTCCGTTGAAGTGGAATTTTACGACTACACGGAGAAAGGTTATCTCAGACACCCGGTCATCAAGCGGGTGGAACTGGGGTTATGA
- the ligD gene encoding non-homologous end-joining DNA ligase, which translates to MVVVEGEKLELTNLSKVMWPEENITKADFIDYCVRIAPYILPHLKDRPLVFTRYPDGIYGKAFYQKNVPDYAPDWLMTYDEEINDGNRRKLVRYVLIKDLKSLVWAANQASLEMHPWLSRAGTIDHPDFVVFDLDPMENTGFEDARQLALALKRLLEMEGLKGFPKTSGATGLQVYVPVEARYTYRQVRTFAEFFCRVLEKTFPEKATTERSIKDRRGKVYLDYLQNVKGKTLIAPYSPRPLAEATVSAPVTWDELESGAVPSMFKIRNMAERLEKMGDLFRGVLEEKQRIDRRLQ; encoded by the coding sequence GTGGTAGTCGTTGAAGGCGAAAAGCTGGAACTGACAAACCTCTCAAAGGTGATGTGGCCTGAGGAAAATATAACAAAAGCTGATTTTATCGATTACTGCGTGCGGATAGCTCCCTACATTCTACCCCACCTCAAGGATCGCCCCCTGGTTTTCACGCGCTACCCCGATGGAATATACGGAAAGGCTTTTTACCAGAAGAACGTACCCGATTACGCTCCGGACTGGCTCATGACTTACGATGAAGAAATTAATGACGGCAACCGGAGGAAGCTGGTCAGGTATGTACTCATAAAGGATCTGAAAAGCCTTGTCTGGGCCGCCAACCAGGCCAGCCTGGAGATGCATCCCTGGCTTTCCCGGGCGGGGACCATCGACCACCCGGACTTCGTGGTCTTCGATCTTGACCCCATGGAAAATACAGGTTTCGAAGATGCCCGGCAGCTGGCGCTAGCCTTGAAAAGATTGCTCGAAATGGAAGGGCTGAAGGGCTTCCCCAAGACTTCCGGCGCTACCGGCCTGCAGGTCTACGTGCCGGTGGAGGCCAGGTACACCTACCGTCAGGTCAGGACCTTTGCCGAATTCTTCTGTAGGGTGCTGGAAAAGACTTTTCCGGAAAAAGCCACGACGGAAAGGAGTATAAAAGACCGCAGGGGTAAAGTGTACCTGGATTATCTGCAAAACGTGAAGGGCAAAACCCTGATAGCACCGTACAGCCCAAGGCCTCTGGCAGAAGCAACGGTTTCCGCACCGGTCACATGGGATGAACTGGAAAGCGGCGCGGTGCCCTCCATGTTCAAAATCCGGAACATGGCTGAAAGGCTGGAAAAGATGGGGGATCTGTTCAGGGGTGTCCTGGAAGAAAAGCAGCGCATAGACCGGCGGCTGCAGTAA
- a CDS encoding YhcN/YlaJ family sporulation lipoprotein, translating into MKKSWLRVLTLITTLLFILTGAIGCEKSQKTTPAKKPATVRKTVTQPQKKPVTSTITATEADRIAKCLAQEAVKVKGVNKAYVVIDTTGAKPNAYVGVNLTPDVKGAQTDKVKKEVEKKLKSAEPRLSTVNVTSDPDLVKRIRDLASAIAKGRPISGFADEIKELARRIKPTSR; encoded by the coding sequence ATGAAAAAAAGCTGGCTTCGCGTGTTAACTTTGATTACAACGTTGTTGTTCATTCTTACCGGGGCAATTGGGTGTGAGAAGTCGCAAAAGACGACTCCAGCCAAGAAACCCGCCACCGTTCGAAAAACGGTAACGCAACCCCAGAAGAAGCCCGTAACATCAACCATTACCGCAACCGAAGCCGACCGAATAGCCAAATGCTTGGCTCAGGAAGCGGTGAAAGTGAAAGGCGTCAACAAAGCTTACGTAGTTATCGATACCACTGGAGCCAAACCGAACGCCTATGTAGGTGTGAATCTGACCCCGGACGTTAAAGGAGCCCAAACCGATAAGGTTAAAAAGGAAGTGGAGAAAAAGCTCAAGTCAGCTGAGCCCCGGCTATCGACCGTTAACGTGACCAGTGATCCGGATTTGGTCAAGCGCATCCGCGACCTGGCTAGTGCGATCGCTAAAGGGCGGCCTATATCCGGGTTTGCCGACGAGATAAAGGAACTGGCGAGGAGGATTAAACCTACATCCAGGTAA
- a CDS encoding polysaccharide deacetylase family protein: MPCKTVPSTAIPNVVPEVKTSTLVIAMTFDDGPDPEGTPAVLQVLSKHQAKATFFMIGKQAEKYPDLVRRVHLEGHEIGNHGYLHSYSLYRNVSKAMKDIEETQNLIYRLTGRRPALYRPPGGYISEELALALAKKSITVITWSWIQDTKDWRSPPADIQAGHILHYAKPGQILIFHDGGPNRGETIKTVDMCLAKLASQGYRFVTVSELIQMKGN; encoded by the coding sequence TTGCCTTGTAAGACTGTGCCCAGTACTGCGATTCCGAACGTGGTGCCAGAAGTGAAAACATCCACCTTGGTCATTGCCATGACCTTTGACGACGGTCCTGATCCTGAAGGGACACCTGCCGTCTTACAAGTTCTGAGCAAACACCAGGCTAAAGCTACTTTTTTTATGATAGGCAAACAAGCCGAAAAATATCCGGACCTAGTTCGACGGGTTCACCTTGAGGGGCATGAGATTGGTAATCACGGATATCTTCACAGTTACTCGCTTTACCGGAATGTCTCGAAAGCTATGAAAGACATTGAAGAAACCCAAAACCTCATTTATCGTTTGACCGGTCGTCGGCCTGCTCTTTACCGTCCTCCTGGAGGGTATATTTCCGAGGAACTAGCCCTGGCCCTAGCTAAAAAAAGCATCACAGTCATCACGTGGTCTTGGATACAAGATACCAAAGACTGGCGTTCGCCACCAGCCGATATTCAAGCCGGACACATCCTACACTACGCCAAACCTGGTCAAATACTGATTTTTCACGACGGCGGGCCCAACCGCGGGGAGACTATCAAGACCGTGGACATGTGCCTCGCTAAATTAGCCTCCCAAGGCTATCGGTTTGTAACCGTCAGCGAGCTCATTCAGATGAAGGGAAACTAG
- the pdaB gene encoding polysaccharide deacetylase family sporulation protein PdaB yields the protein MRPAVFGFYHMTRKAKLTILTLAVTVFFTTGVVYVQAYHKLKPIFEVPTNKKIVALTFDISWGNTTPMPVIEILKKEAVRCTFFLSGPWVRQYPDIPQRIKADGHEIGSHGNRHVNLSTLSKAEIKKEIEEAHKAIQEVTGIEPNLIRTPNGDYNDTVIQTAEECNYRVIQWSVDSLDWMNPGVDIIVERVTKKVHPGAIILMHASDTCKQTTEALPRIIQGLKREGYELVTVSELLREAEKH from the coding sequence ATGAGACCGGCAGTCTTCGGTTTCTATCATATGACTCGAAAGGCCAAACTTACAATTCTCACCCTTGCCGTGACAGTCTTCTTCACCACCGGCGTGGTGTATGTACAGGCCTATCACAAGTTGAAGCCAATATTCGAAGTCCCTACCAATAAAAAAATCGTTGCACTAACTTTTGATATCAGCTGGGGTAATACAACACCTATGCCTGTAATCGAAATCCTTAAAAAAGAGGCAGTTAGGTGCACGTTTTTCTTGTCAGGTCCTTGGGTACGACAGTATCCGGATATACCGCAGAGGATAAAAGCTGACGGGCACGAAATCGGAAGTCACGGCAATCGTCATGTAAACCTTTCTACCCTCTCCAAAGCGGAGATCAAGAAAGAAATTGAAGAAGCTCACAAAGCTATTCAAGAGGTAACCGGGATAGAACCGAATCTAATCCGCACCCCTAACGGCGATTACAACGACACAGTCATACAGACCGCAGAAGAGTGCAACTACCGAGTTATCCAGTGGAGTGTTGATTCGTTAGACTGGATGAATCCCGGCGTCGACATCATAGTGGAAAGAGTTACCAAGAAGGTCCACCCTGGGGCTATTATTCTAATGCACGCCAGTGATACCTGTAAGCAGACTACCGAGGCCCTGCCTAGAATAATCCAAGGACTGAAAAGAGAAGGTTACGAACTGGTAACGGTTTCTGAATTACTTAGGGAAGCAGAGAAACATTGA